One region of Marivirga arenosa genomic DNA includes:
- the dinB gene encoding DNA polymerase IV, whose product MEKEIERKIIHVDMDAFYASVEQMDNPKLKGKPIAVGGNSQRGVVAAASYEARKYGVHSAMPSKIAASKCRSLIFVKARFDRYKQLSQQIREIFYRYTDFVEPLSLDEAYLDVTENKKGISTATDIAIEIKKAIKKEIGLTASAGVSINKFLAKIASDYRKPDGLFVIKPHQVVPFIEELPIEKFFGVGKKTAEKMHELQIKTGADLKAKSLKELIKHFGKQGRYFYTVSRGEDYRRVNPNRIRKSVGAENTFSESLQSKEEIIEALQTIAEKCWNRYKQTKAQAHTVTLKVKFDDFKQITRSKTLEEVIESAVVFDKALAELVDSFNMENKVRLVGCSLSNFEIETPIDSHGQLTLRF is encoded by the coding sequence TTGGAAAAAGAGATAGAACGCAAAATTATACATGTTGATATGGATGCTTTTTATGCATCTGTTGAGCAAATGGACAACCCTAAATTGAAGGGTAAACCAATTGCTGTGGGCGGAAACAGCCAACGGGGTGTTGTAGCAGCTGCTAGCTATGAAGCTCGTAAATATGGAGTACATTCCGCAATGCCGTCTAAAATTGCAGCTTCAAAATGTAGATCCTTAATATTTGTAAAAGCTAGATTTGATCGATATAAGCAATTAAGTCAACAAATTAGGGAGATATTTTACAGGTACACTGATTTCGTAGAGCCACTTTCACTAGATGAAGCATATTTAGATGTAACTGAAAATAAAAAAGGAATTTCAACTGCCACTGATATTGCTATTGAAATAAAAAAAGCGATAAAGAAAGAAATTGGTTTGACGGCTTCAGCTGGAGTATCAATTAATAAATTCTTAGCTAAAATTGCTTCAGATTATAGAAAACCTGACGGCCTGTTTGTAATAAAACCGCATCAGGTAGTACCTTTTATCGAAGAATTACCTATCGAGAAGTTTTTTGGGGTAGGTAAAAAGACTGCTGAAAAAATGCATGAACTTCAAATTAAAACAGGTGCTGATTTAAAAGCTAAATCATTAAAAGAGTTAATCAAGCATTTTGGAAAACAAGGACGTTATTTTTATACCGTCAGCCGTGGTGAAGATTACCGAAGAGTAAACCCGAATAGGATAAGAAAATCTGTTGGGGCTGAAAATACCTTTTCTGAAAGTTTGCAATCAAAAGAAGAGATAATAGAAGCTTTACAAACTATAGCTGAAAAATGCTGGAATCGTTATAAACAGACCAAAGCACAAGCACATACAGTCACTTTAAAGGTAAAGTTTGATGATTTTAAACAGATTACAAGAAGTAAAACTTTAGAAGAAGTCATTGAGTCTGCTGTAGTATTTGATAAAGCATTAGCCGAACTGGTAGACTCATTTAATATGGAAAACAAAGTTAGATTAGTAGGATGCTCTCTTTCTAATTTTGAAATAGAAACCCCAATTGATTCACATGGTCAGTTAACGTTAAGGTTTTAA
- the msrA gene encoding peptide-methionine (S)-S-oxide reductase MsrA, which produces MSHSSQDLEKATLGAGCFWCIDAVLRKLKGVQKVESGFSGGHIKNPPYREVVQGRTGHAEVANITFDPSIISYQEILEVFWQVHDPTTLNRQGADEGEHYRSIILTHNSKQAEIAQDMKLQLDQSGIFDDPIVTEIKAFEAFYPAETAHQDFYNRNVEMPYCTFVIKPKLDKIKRLFADKLKR; this is translated from the coding sequence ATGAGTCATTCCTCTCAAGATTTAGAAAAAGCAACGCTCGGAGCTGGATGTTTTTGGTGTATTGACGCAGTTTTAAGAAAACTTAAAGGGGTTCAAAAAGTTGAGTCGGGTTTTTCCGGAGGGCATATTAAAAATCCACCCTACAGAGAAGTGGTACAAGGAAGAACTGGTCATGCCGAAGTGGCAAATATTACTTTTGATCCAAGCATTATTAGTTATCAGGAAATATTAGAGGTTTTTTGGCAAGTACATGATCCCACAACCTTAAATAGACAAGGAGCTGATGAGGGAGAACATTATCGTTCGATAATTCTGACGCATAATTCAAAACAGGCCGAAATAGCCCAAGATATGAAATTGCAATTAGACCAATCTGGAATTTTTGATGATCCCATAGTTACGGAAATCAAAGCCTTTGAAGCTTTTTACCCTGCAGAAACTGCACACCAAGATTTTTATAATCGAAATGTTGAAATGCCTTATTGTACTTTTGTTATAAAGCCTAAACTCGATAAAATAAAAAGATTATTTGCTGATAAATTAAAGCGATAA
- a CDS encoding TldD/PmbA family protein — MKRREFLQLAGMGIGGAMLTVPLIGNAVDVDRLLESPLDVLQKKRLADIGLNSAKANGASYADVRIGRYLNQYIFTREDKLQNAVNTESFGVGIRVIANGTWGFASTSDVSDEGIKKAAEQATAIAKANAKIQTEPVKLAPVQSHGEVSWKTPLEKNAVAVPLQEKVDLLLSANAEAINNGANYVNSALFLINEQKYFASTEGSYIDQDVHRIWPNFNVTAIDPDTGKYKSRQALSSPMGMGFEYMDPRPESMKEGPGGTLHFYDRYDMIKDAGLAGKQAKEMLKADSIKAGKYDLVLDPNHLGLTIHESIGHATELDRVLGYEANYAGTSFATLDKWRSKDFKYGSDIVNVFADKTQQGSLGAVGYDDEGVKTKKWDLIKDGVLVNYQAIRDQAHIINEDESHGCCYSQSWNDVQFQRMPNVSLSPGKEKYSPDDMIKDVEKGIYIVGRGSYSIDQQRYNFQFGGTLFFEIEDGKIKGPVNDVAYQSNTQEFWNSCTKICDESDYKTFGSFFDGKGQPSQISSVSHGSATTRFNGVNVINTARNI; from the coding sequence ATGAAGAGAAGAGAGTTTTTACAACTAGCTGGAATGGGTATAGGAGGGGCAATGTTAACTGTACCATTAATTGGTAATGCTGTTGATGTTGATCGACTTCTGGAAAGCCCATTAGATGTATTACAAAAGAAAAGATTAGCAGATATTGGACTTAATTCAGCAAAAGCGAACGGTGCTTCTTATGCTGATGTTCGAATCGGAAGGTACCTGAACCAGTACATATTCACCAGAGAAGACAAATTGCAAAATGCCGTAAATACGGAATCTTTTGGTGTTGGTATTAGAGTTATCGCTAATGGGACTTGGGGATTTGCCTCAACCTCTGATGTTAGTGATGAAGGAATTAAGAAAGCAGCAGAGCAAGCAACAGCCATCGCTAAAGCAAATGCCAAAATTCAGACTGAGCCTGTAAAATTAGCACCTGTCCAATCTCATGGTGAGGTAAGCTGGAAAACACCGCTTGAAAAAAATGCGGTAGCAGTTCCACTACAAGAAAAAGTAGATTTACTATTATCGGCTAATGCAGAAGCAATAAATAATGGGGCTAATTATGTAAATAGCGCCTTATTTTTAATAAATGAACAAAAATATTTCGCTAGTACTGAAGGTTCATATATTGATCAAGATGTACACCGAATATGGCCTAATTTTAATGTAACTGCTATTGACCCAGATACTGGAAAATATAAATCCCGCCAAGCATTAAGTTCTCCTATGGGTATGGGTTTTGAGTATATGGACCCAAGACCAGAGAGTATGAAAGAAGGACCTGGTGGGACGCTACATTTCTATGATCGCTATGATATGATCAAAGATGCTGGTTTGGCAGGTAAGCAAGCTAAAGAAATGCTTAAAGCAGATTCAATAAAAGCTGGAAAATATGATCTAGTATTAGATCCAAATCATTTAGGCTTAACCATTCATGAAAGTATTGGTCATGCCACTGAACTAGATAGGGTATTAGGTTATGAAGCAAACTATGCTGGGACAAGTTTCGCAACTCTTGACAAATGGAGAAGTAAAGATTTTAAATATGGTAGCGATATCGTAAATGTTTTTGCTGATAAAACTCAACAAGGTTCCTTAGGTGCTGTTGGATATGATGATGAAGGAGTAAAAACTAAAAAGTGGGATCTTATTAAGGATGGAGTTTTAGTGAATTACCAAGCGATCAGAGATCAAGCTCATATTATAAATGAAGATGAGTCTCATGGTTGTTGCTATTCTCAAAGCTGGAATGATGTTCAGTTCCAAAGAATGCCGAATGTGTCTTTATCTCCAGGAAAAGAAAAGTATAGTCCTGATGATATGATTAAGGATGTTGAAAAAGGAATTTATATAGTAGGTAGGGGATCGTATTCAATTGACCAGCAGCGCTATAACTTCCAGTTTGGCGGCACATTATTTTTCGAAATTGAAGATGGAAAAATAAAAGGGCCAGTAAATGATGTGGCTTACCAATCTAATACTCAGGAATTCTGGAATTCTTGTACAAAAATATGTGATGAAAGTGATTATAAAACTTTCGGATCATTCTTTGATGGAAAAGGGCAGCCTTCTCAGATCAGTTCGGTCTCTCACGGAAGTGCGACTACCCGATTCAATGGTGTTAATGTAATTAATACTGCAAGAAATATTTAA